From Nicotiana tabacum cultivar K326 chromosome 20, ASM71507v2, whole genome shotgun sequence, one genomic window encodes:
- the LOC142174247 gene encoding uncharacterized protein LOC142174247 — protein sequence MKWLPKEKTREEDTLQQFRLEGDMQQTNDKGSENLIDRGTIKGKVKSLGWFYTWYNKQQPAKRVYNRIDWALENFEWMQQYSHIEADFLNPEVSDHSPILLQCRSMDQMRSLHPKPFKLYNSIMDHADFIGIVKKVWDKEVKGGPMHKVWSKLKGLKADLKELNIYMASYKLQLKKARQRLEVIQSELKNQHMDQRLIDQEKMALMEVEKWSSIEEQILHQKSRANWIACGDSNSKYFHTQWKLRTCTNTISSIYNDLGKKVSDLILVEKEFINFLTKLLGENNTTCRCPNLEEVGGDIYEVVKEFFETRKLHKGISSTVVTLIPKV from the exons ATGAAATGGTTACCAAAAGAGAAAACAAGGGAGGAAGATACTCTTCAACAATTTAGACTAGAAGGTGACATGCAACAGACAAATGACAAAGGAAGTGAGAATCTAATTGATAGAGGAACAATAAAGGGGAAAG TGAAGAGCTTGGGATGGTTCTACACTTGGTATAACAAGCAGCAACCGGCAAAGAGGGTATACAATAGAATTGACTGGGCATTGGAAAATTTTGAATGGATGCAACAATACAGTCATATTGAAGCAGACTTCTTAAATCCAGAGGTATCAGATCATTCTCCCATCCTATTACAATGCAGGTCTATGGATCAAATGAGAAGCCTACATCCTAAACCTTTTAAACTATACAACTCTATTATGGATCATGCTGACTTCATAGGAATAGTTAAAAAGGTATGGGATAAAGAGGTAAAAGGGGGTCCAATGCACAAGGTCTGGAGTAAGCTTAAAGGGTTGAAAGCTGACCTTAAAGAACTGAACATTTATATGGCTTCCTATAAGCTTCAGCTCAAGAAGGCCAGACAGAGGCTTGAAGTAATTCAGAGTGAACTCAAGAACCAACACATGGATCAACGGTTGATTGATCAAGAAAAAATGGCTTTAATGGAAGTAGAGAAGTGGAGCAGCATTGAGGAACAAATATTACATCAGAAATCCAGAGCAAATTGGATAGCTTGTGGAGACTCAAATTCGAAGTATTTTCATACACAATGGAAGTTGAGGACATGCACAAATACTATAAGTTCTATTTACAATGATTTAGGGAAAAAGGTGTCTGATCTTATACTAGTAGAGAAAGAGTTTATCAATTTCCTTACCAAGCTATTGGGAGAGAATAATACTACGTGTAGATGTCCAAACTTAGAG GAAGTTGGTGGTGATATCTATGAGGTTGTTAAGGAATTCTTTGAAACTAGGAAATTGCACAAAGGAATTAGTAGTACTGTTGTAACATTGATTCCTAAAGTGTAA
- the LOC142174248 gene encoding uncharacterized protein LOC142174248, giving the protein MEYNTSVTYSVNINGGLTTPFKGKRGIRQEDPVSPYLFVLAMEYLQREFMQLMKIKEFKFHPRCKKLRVVHVCFADDLLMFCKGDIQFVRLLKQAFHKFTMVSGLQTNAEKSSIYIAGVLDCQKEQIIQELEFSEGSLPFKYLGVPLDSKKLSIAQCWPLVEKSVGGLNVMNMIYWNKDATVKHMWAVAKKKNSLCIKWMHIYYIKNYVLENMPIPRNAAWVVRKIFETQRMISELQGIQGDLEARLNQLQRGDLFSIKKLRLATVERLLKFDIQAPKKCVFCKQTDETFDHFFFECSLTNELWLRLLRWLGYDRPIRDWQSKVNWISKGAKMRHGHCVIVTCVFGMMVYIIWRERNKLRFQGGTVIINNICKEIAIHIHMKRGSIQNWKEALEKINYYP; this is encoded by the exons ATGGAGTACAATACATCAGTTACATATTCTGTTAATATTAATGGTGGTCTCACAACACCTTTCAAAGGCAAGAGGGGAATAAGGCAAGAGGACCCAGTGTCTCCCTATCTCTTTGTTCTGGCCATGGAATACTTGCAAAGAGAGTTCATGCAACTGATGAAGATTAAAGAGTTTAAATTCCACCCTAGGTGCAAGAAACTGAGAGTGGTACACGTATGCTTTGCAGATGACTTGTTAATGTTTTGCAAGGGTGATATCCAATTTGTAAGGCTACTAAAACAGGCTTTCCATAAGTTTACTATGGTATCTGGTCTTCAAACAAATGCTGAAAAGAGTTCTATTTACATAGCTGGGGTTTTAGATTGCCAAAAGGAGCAAATTATACAAGAGTTGGAGTTTTCTGAAGGAAGTCTGCCTTTTAAGTATCTTGGGGTTCCATTAGATTCCAAAAAGTTATCCATTGCTCAGTGCTGGCCATTAGTAGAGAAG AGTGTAGGGGGACTAAATGTTATGAACATGATCTACTGGAACAAAGATGCTACTGTGAAGCATATGTGGGCAGTggcaaagaagaaaaatagtttATGTATAAAATGGATGCATATCTACTACATAAAGAACTATGtgctagaaaatatgcctataccTAGGAATGCAGCCTGGGTGGTTAGGAAAATCTTTGAGACACAGAGAATGATCAGTGAACTCCAAGGCATTCAGGGGGACCTTGAAGCTAGATTGAACCAATTGCAGAGAGGAGATTTGTTTAGCATCAAGAAACT AAGATTGGCAACAGTGGAGAGGCTGCTGAAGTTTGATATACAAGCTCCAAAAAAGTGTGTTTTTTGCAAGCAGACTGATGAGACTTTTGATCACTTCTTTTTTGAATGCTCGTTGACAAATGAATTATGGTTGAGGTTGTTACGATGGCTGGGGTATGATAGACCTATTCGTGACTGGCAGAGTAAGGTCAACTGGATAAGCAAAGGTGCTAAAATGAGGCATGGGCATTGTGTGATAGTCACTTGTGTCTTTGGTATGATGGTCTATATTATATGGAGAGAAAGGAACAAGCTAAGATTCCAGGGAGGCACAGTGATAATCAACAACATTTGCAAAGAAATAGCAATCCACATACACATGAAAAGGGGTTCGATACAGAATTGGAAAGAAGCTCTTGAGAAGATTAATTATTACCCTTAG
- the CHI gene encoding chalcone--flavanone isomerase, producing the protein MESITIENYVFPSTMVNPPGSTNTFFLAGAGNRGLEIEGKFVKFTAIGVYLEESALPFLAAKWKSKSSEELANSLDFFRDIVTGPFEKFTRVTMILPLTGKQYSEKVAENCVAHWKAIGTYTDAESQAIEKLLNIFQNETFPPGASILFTQSPVGALTISFIKDDSITGTGNAVIENKQLSEAVLESIIGKHGVSPAAKCSIAERVSGLFKKSYADASVFEKPGIEKSSDPVIEEKPTIPEIGV; encoded by the exons ATGGAGTCCATTACCATTGAGAATTACGTGTTCCCATCAACAATGGTGAATCCTCCTGGTTCTACCAATACTTTTTTCCTTGCCGGCGCAG GAAATAGAGGTTTGGAAATTGAAGGGAAGTTTGTGAAGTTCACTGCGATCGGCGTCTACTTGGAAGAGAGTGCTCTTCCTTTTCTCGCCGCTAAATGGAAAAGCAAAAGCTCAGAGGAGTTGGCTAATTCACTCGACTTTTTCAGGGATATCGTCACAG GTCCCTTTGAGAAATTCACCCGAGTGACTATGATCTTGCCTTTGACGGGTAAGCAATACTCAGAGAAGGTGGCAGAAAATTGTGTTGCCCATTGGAAAGCAATAGGAACCTACACCGATGCAGAGAGTCAGGCCATTGAAAAGCTCCTCAACATTTTCCAGAATGAAACCTTCCCGCCGGGTGCCTCCATTCTTTTTACTCAATCACCTGTTGGGGCATTGACG ATTAGCTTCATTAAAGATGATTCAATTACTGGCACTGGAAATGCTGTTATAGAGAACAAACAATTGTCTGAAGCAGTGCTGGAATCCATAATTGGCAAACATGGAGTTTCCCCTGCAGCAAAGTGTAGTATCGCCGAAAGAGTGTCAGGACTATTCAAAAAGAGCTATGCCGACGCGTCAGTTTTTGAAAAACCAGGAATTGAGAAATCCTCCGATCCAGTGATTGAGGAGAAACCTACCATTCCAGAAATTGGAGTCTAG